In a single window of the Streptococcus ilei genome:
- a CDS encoding ABC transporter permease — MKKYQRMHLIFIRQYIKQIMEYKVDFVVGVLGVFLTQGLNLLFLNVLFQHIPSLEGWTFQEIAFIYGFSLIPKGLDHLFFDNLWALGQRLVRKGEFDKYLTRPINPLFHILVETFQIDALGELLVGCILLGTTVSSITWTLPKFLLFLVCIPFATLIYTSLKIATASIAFWTKQSGAMIYIFYMFNDFAKYPISIYNSLLRWLISFIVPFAFAAYYPASYFLQGKNGLFNIGGLMLISLVFFGISLKLWDRGLDAYESAGS; from the coding sequence ATGAAAAAATATCAACGCATGCATCTGATTTTTATCAGACAATACATCAAGCAAATCATGGAGTACAAGGTCGATTTTGTGGTTGGTGTTTTAGGTGTTTTCCTGACTCAAGGCTTGAACCTCTTGTTTCTCAATGTACTCTTTCAACACATTCCATCGCTAGAAGGATGGACCTTTCAAGAAATTGCCTTTATTTATGGTTTTTCCTTGATTCCCAAGGGATTGGACCACCTCTTTTTTGACAATCTCTGGGCTCTGGGACAACGTTTAGTGCGAAAAGGAGAGTTTGACAAGTACCTGACTCGCCCCATCAATCCTCTCTTCCATATTCTGGTTGAGACCTTTCAGATTGATGCCTTGGGCGAACTCTTGGTCGGTTGCATTCTATTGGGAACAACAGTATCAAGCATTACTTGGACTCTTCCAAAATTCCTACTTTTTCTAGTCTGTATTCCTTTTGCGACCTTGATTTATACTTCCTTGAAAATCGCGACAGCCAGTATTGCTTTTTGGACCAAGCAGTCAGGCGCCATGATTTACATTTTCTATATGTTCAATGATTTTGCCAAGTATCCTATTTCCATTTACAATTCGCTCCTTCGTTGGTTGATCAGTTTTATCGTGCCATTTGCCTTTGCGGCTTACTATCCTGCTAGCTATTTCTTGCAAGGCAAGAATGGGCTCTTTAATATCGGTGGTTTGATGTTGATTTCCCTTGTTTTCTTTGGCATTTCCCTCAAACTCTGGGACAGGGGATTGGATGCCTACGAAAGTGCGGGATCCTAA